The DNA segment CGGGTGTAGCCGGCTTCCAGCATCTCGGCGTACAGCTGCGTCGCCACCGCGTAGGTGCTCTCCGGCGTCATCCGCGCGGCGAAGCGGTACATGATTTCCCGCCAGGTCCAGAAACTGTCTTCCGGATTCGTCTGGTGCTCGGCCATCCCCGCCATCGCCCGCTGGAAGGCGTGCGAATGCAGGTCGGCGATGCCGGGAACACGCCATCCTGCGTCGGTCAGGACGGGCAGGCCTGCGGGAGAATCGGGATTCGACATGGCGGTGCTTACGGCCGGCGACAGGGGTGCGTTAGGCTACCGCGTCGCCCACGCCAAGACACGCCCGCCGCCATGCTTGCCATTGCCCTCTCGCTGGTTGCCGTCGCCCTCGCGCTGATGGCGGTCTTCATCGCCGTGCAGGCGCAGAAGAAGAAAGGTGGCGCCGGCAACGGCGCCGGCGAAAGCGCCACCGAGCCCGGGCTTTCCACGCACACCGACACGGCGTGCGCATCCGATGGCGGCGGCTGCGATGGTGGCGGTGGAGGCGACTGACGACATGGAGACGCGCTGGGATGGCCTGCTGGTCAACGTCCGACTGGTCACGCTGGCCGGGGATGCCGGCTATGGCGTGGTGGAGAACGGTGCGCTGGGCTGGCGCGATGGCACGCTCGTGTTTGCGGGCAGTCTCGTGGATCTGCCGGCTCCACTGGCGTCACTGGCCGATCAGGTCGTGGACGCGCAGGGCGATTGGGTGACGCCTGGCCTGGTGGATTGCCACACGCATGTGGTGTTCGCCGGCGACCGGGCCGGTGAGTTCGAACAGCGCCTGCAGGGCGCCAGCTACGAAGACATCGCGCGCGCCGGCGGCGGCATCGTGTCCACCGTGCGGGCCACGCGGGCCGCCAGCGAGGACGCCCTGCTCGACGCCTCACTGCCGCGCGCACGCGCCTTGCGCGACGACGGCGTGACGACGCTGGAGATCAAGTCCGGTTACGGCCTCGACTTCGACAATGAACGCAAGATGTTGCGTGTGGCGCGCCGCATCGGCGACCTCCTGGGCATCACGGTGCGCGCCACCTTCCTTGGCGCGCATGCGCTACCGCCCGAGTTCGCCGGTCGCGAGGACCACTACATCGACGCCGTGTGCACGTGGCTGCCGACGCTGCACGAGGAAGGTCTGGTGGACGCGGTGGATGCCTTCTGCGAGCGCATCGGCTTCACGGCGGCGCAGACGCAGCGCGTGTTCGAAGCGGCGCGCGCATTGGGCATCCCGGTGAAGCTGCATGCCGACCAGCTCAGCGATGGGGGCGGCGCGGCGTTGGTCGCGGCGTTCGATGGCCTGTCGGCCGACCACGTGGAATACACGTCCGAGGCCGGCGTTGCGGCGATGGCGCGCGCGGGCAGCGTGGCCGTCCTGCTACCGGGTGCCTTCCACGTGCTGCGCGAAACGAAACTGCCGCCGCTGGACGCTTTCCGCGCCCACGGCGTGCCGATGGCGGTGGCGACGGACTGCAACCCGGGCACCTCGCCCCTGCAGTCGCTGCGCCTGGCCATGTCGCTGGCTTGCACGCATTTCCGCCTGACCCCGGAAGAAGCGTTGCGCGGCGCCACCGTGCATGCAGCGCAGGCGCTGGGCCTCAAGGATCGCGGCCGCCTGATGGTGGGACAGCGCGCGGACTTCGTGCGCTGGCGCATCGGCCGGCCAGCGCAACTGGCGTATTGGCTGGGCGGCGATCTGGTCTCGGCCGTGCATGTGGGCGGTCGGGTCGTGAGTCCCCCCTGAAAAACAAAAACCCCGGCGAGAGCCGGGGTCTTGCGTTCGCGACCGGCGTACCGGCGCGGCGGGCTTACTTGGCGACAGCCTTCTTGGTCACGGCCTTCTTCGCCGGCGCCTTCACCACCGCCTTCTTCGCGGTTGCGGTCGCCGCGATGCCCGCCTTGGCCACCGTACGCTTGCGCGCGTTGCCGTAGCTGGACGAATAGCGCTTGCCCTTGGCCGTCTTGCGATCACCCTTGCCCATCGTAGTTCTCCTGATTCATTGAAAAGTCCGCCCGGGGGTAAGGGCGGTAGCAGGGGCGCCGACCGTTCCGGGGCACCCGCGCAGGGCCGCAAAGCCTACCACAGCGGGGCCTCCGGCTC comes from the Pseudoxanthomonas sp. YR558 genome and includes:
- a CDS encoding 30S ribosomal protein THX, encoding MGKGDRKTAKGKRYSSSYGNARKRTVAKAGIAATATAKKAVVKAPAKKAVTKKAVAK
- the hutI gene encoding imidazolonepropionase — protein: METRWDGLLVNVRLVTLAGDAGYGVVENGALGWRDGTLVFAGSLVDLPAPLASLADQVVDAQGDWVTPGLVDCHTHVVFAGDRAGEFEQRLQGASYEDIARAGGGIVSTVRATRAASEDALLDASLPRARALRDDGVTTLEIKSGYGLDFDNERKMLRVARRIGDLLGITVRATFLGAHALPPEFAGREDHYIDAVCTWLPTLHEEGLVDAVDAFCERIGFTAAQTQRVFEAARALGIPVKLHADQLSDGGGAALVAAFDGLSADHVEYTSEAGVAAMARAGSVAVLLPGAFHVLRETKLPPLDAFRAHGVPMAVATDCNPGTSPLQSLRLAMSLACTHFRLTPEEALRGATVHAAQALGLKDRGRLMVGQRADFVRWRIGRPAQLAYWLGGDLVSAVHVGGRVVSPP